A single Oncorhynchus nerka isolate Pitt River linkage group LG10, Oner_Uvic_2.0, whole genome shotgun sequence DNA region contains:
- the LOC115135249 gene encoding tumor-associated calcium signal transducer 2: protein MKIWIALLLATFAVGASAQCTCESFKWATCDGTPCQCGVLVGTGEMQNLNCSNLVPKCFLMKAEMYRARKGLSTRTGGKPVETAFVDNDGIYDPDCETTGAFRAKQCNNTKECWCVNSAGVRRTDKGDESLRCEKLVETYWVRLELKHKPVNNAVDAAKLQAAIATAIQNRYSFDKTFVKEVEYDPEARLIVVDIKKEKGDRKADLSRMAYYMEKDVKVLPLFKDQAKFEPSVDGQKLEMEDILVYYVDEEGPTFTMKRLTGGVIAVIVVVILAVAAGLLVLYLARRRERGYSKAEPREMEAM from the exons ATGAAGATTTGGATTGCACTTCTTCTTGCGACTTTCGCAGTGGGTGCATCAGCTCAAT GCACATGTGAGAGTTTTAAGTGGGCTACATGTGATGGCACCCCTTGTCAGTGTGGCGTTCTGGTGGGAACTGGTGAGATGCAGAACCTGAACTGCTCCAACT TGGTCCCCAAATGCTTCCTGATGAAGGCAGAGATGTACCGTGCTAGGAAAGGCCTGTCCACTCGTACCGGAGGAAAGCCAGTCGAGACCGCCTTTGTGGACAACGATGGCATCTACGACCCAGACTGTGAGACCACTGGTGCCTTCCGGGCCAAGCAGTGCAATAACACTAAGGAGTGTTGGTGTGTCAACAGTGCTGGCGTGCGCAGAACCGACAAAGGAGACGAGAGCCTTCGGTGTGAGAAGTTGGTGGAGACCTA TTGGGTTCGCCTGGAGCTCAAGCACAAGCCAGTGAACAACGCTGTGGATGCTGCTAAGTTGCAGGC TGCCATAGCAACTGCCATCCAGAACCGTTACAGCTTTGACAAGACCTTTGTGAAGGAGGTAGAGTACGACCCTGAGGCTCGCCTGATCGTTGTCGATATCAAGAAGGAGAAGGGAGACCGCAAGGCCGACCTGTCTCGTATGGCTTACTACATGGAGAAAGAC GTTAAGGTGCTGCCACTGTTCAAGGACCAGGCTAAGTTTGAACCCAGTGTGGACGGTCAGAAGCTGGAGATGGAGGATATCTTGGTGTACTATGTAGACGAGGAGGGCCCCACCTTCACCATGAAGAGGCTGACCGGGGGCGTCATCGCCGTCATCGTGGTGGTCATCCTGGCCGTGGCCGCCGGACTGCTGGTCCTCTACCTTGCGAGGAGGCGAGAGCGGGGGTACAGCAAAGCAGAG CCCAGAGAGATGGAGGCCATGTAG